Proteins co-encoded in one Caulobacter rhizosphaerae genomic window:
- a CDS encoding endo-1,4-beta-xylanase, which translates to MVAAPAIARETVTLKHGSVPVGTCVQALHLDDPELVRLLLRQVGQLTAEWQMNMEYIIRPDGGFQFEAPDRIAAFAQANGLKLFGHTLVWYDQVHPAFRALDESRISFGDAYRNYILAVTGRYHGRMSGWNVVNEPVAEDGNGLRSSLWSQRLGETEHMALAFRTAREGDPDARLFINDYNLEYLPAKRATFLRLAERLLASGAPVTGLGAQMHLAADIPPARIFEMMSDLAGLGLPIHVSELDVSLVRAEDKRLGPDELRRRQAQVYAAVAEAFARLPARQQFAFTFWGLRDKDSWLVAENSADTPAPFDNLGRAKPGTVRLDQILSA; encoded by the coding sequence TTGGTCGCCGCGCCGGCGATCGCGCGGGAGACCGTCACGCTCAAGCACGGATCGGTCCCGGTCGGGACCTGCGTCCAGGCGCTGCACCTGGACGATCCGGAGCTTGTACGCCTGTTGCTGCGCCAGGTCGGTCAGTTGACGGCCGAATGGCAGATGAACATGGAATACATCATCCGGCCGGATGGCGGTTTCCAGTTCGAGGCCCCCGACAGGATCGCCGCCTTCGCCCAGGCCAACGGCCTTAAGCTCTTTGGCCACACGCTGGTCTGGTACGATCAGGTTCACCCCGCCTTCCGGGCCCTGGACGAAAGCCGCATCAGTTTCGGCGACGCCTATCGCAACTACATCCTGGCGGTCACCGGCCGCTATCACGGACGCATGTCCGGCTGGAACGTGGTGAACGAGCCGGTCGCCGAGGATGGGAACGGCCTGCGCTCGAGCCTGTGGTCCCAGCGCCTCGGGGAGACCGAGCACATGGCCCTGGCCTTCAGGACCGCGCGGGAAGGCGATCCGGACGCGCGCCTGTTCATCAACGACTACAATCTCGAATACCTCCCGGCCAAGCGGGCGACATTCCTGCGCCTGGCCGAGCGTTTGCTGGCTTCGGGCGCGCCGGTCACCGGCCTAGGCGCCCAGATGCATCTTGCCGCCGACATTCCCCCCGCCAGGATTTTCGAGATGATGAGTGATCTGGCCGGCCTTGGCCTGCCGATCCACGTCTCGGAGCTGGACGTCTCGCTGGTCCGCGCCGAGGACAAGCGCCTGGGCCCGGACGAACTGAGGCGGCGACAGGCGCAGGTCTATGCGGCCGTCGCCGAAGCCTTCGCGCGCCTGCCAGCTCGCCAGCAGTTCGCCTTCACCTTTTGGGGCCTGCGCGACAAGGATTCCTGGCTGGTCGCCGAAAACTCGGCCGATACGCCCGCGCCGTTCGACAATCTTGGCCGAGCCAAGCCCGGAACCGTGCGGCTCGACCAGATCCTGTCCGCTTGA